In Acidimicrobiales bacterium, one DNA window encodes the following:
- a CDS encoding maltotransferase domain-containing protein: MPVLRRLVVDDIRPRAPNSRPAKAVVGERVRVTATIFKDGHDPLAARVLLTADGEPKPQAEAEMRSIGNDEWEAYVTPDRVGLHHVVVQGWSERGGPVDPEDAVDLTSSDPCPIWVDRERALVGAWYELFPRSFGGFAGTANRLPAIAEMGFDILYLPPIHPIGRTARKGPNNTLTAGSGDPGSPWAIGGPEGGHTSIDPDLGTEDDFAHLVEAACRCGMEIALDYALQCSPDHPWVEEHPEWFHHRPDGTIACAENPPKIYQDIYPLNFWPEKETDRVAMWNACKGILEHWIARGVRTFRVDNPHTKPVAFWEWVISEIRAVNPDIIFLSEAFTRPKVMAKLAEVGFSQSYTYFTWRTQQHGPEGLWAYLEEIAHGPVADYMRPNFWPNTPDILSGPLRNGPPAAFALRLVLAATMSPSYGVYSGYEVYENAPASDTNEEYLNSEKYEIKHRDFGHPGTLAPLMKSLNHIRREHPALQRLRSIRFHDSTDANIIAYSKVSDDGDDIVLTVVNLDPYWAQEATLDLWQLDLPNGEPYQVTDVLSGDRYQWSGTKPYIRLDPMYRVAHVFDLSPATGAAEALDSGGTAAAG; this comes from the coding sequence ATGCCCGTGCTGCGACGTCTCGTCGTCGACGACATCCGGCCCAGGGCCCCCAATTCCCGTCCCGCGAAGGCGGTCGTCGGGGAAAGGGTCCGGGTGACCGCCACCATCTTCAAGGACGGGCACGATCCTCTCGCCGCGAGGGTCCTGCTGACCGCCGACGGCGAGCCGAAGCCGCAAGCCGAAGCGGAGATGCGCAGCATCGGCAACGACGAGTGGGAGGCGTACGTCACACCCGACCGCGTAGGGTTGCACCACGTGGTGGTGCAGGGCTGGTCGGAGCGCGGCGGCCCGGTGGACCCCGAGGATGCCGTGGATCTCACGTCCTCCGACCCTTGCCCGATCTGGGTCGACCGCGAGCGCGCCCTCGTGGGGGCGTGGTACGAGCTGTTCCCGCGCTCGTTCGGCGGTTTCGCCGGCACGGCGAACCGGCTCCCGGCCATCGCGGAGATGGGATTCGACATTCTGTACCTGCCCCCGATCCACCCGATCGGCAGGACCGCGCGCAAGGGACCCAACAACACCCTTACCGCCGGCTCCGGAGACCCGGGCAGCCCGTGGGCCATCGGCGGGCCAGAAGGCGGCCACACCTCTATCGACCCGGACCTCGGGACGGAGGACGACTTCGCCCATCTGGTGGAGGCCGCCTGCAGATGCGGAATGGAGATAGCCCTCGACTACGCCCTTCAGTGCTCGCCCGACCATCCCTGGGTCGAGGAGCATCCTGAATGGTTTCACCACCGGCCGGACGGAACGATTGCGTGCGCGGAGAACCCTCCGAAGATCTACCAGGACATCTACCCGCTCAACTTCTGGCCCGAGAAGGAGACCGACCGGGTGGCGATGTGGAACGCGTGCAAGGGCATCCTCGAACACTGGATCGCCCGCGGAGTGCGCACCTTTCGTGTCGACAACCCCCACACCAAGCCGGTCGCGTTCTGGGAATGGGTCATCTCCGAGATAAGGGCCGTGAATCCCGACATCATCTTCCTCTCGGAGGCGTTCACACGGCCGAAGGTCATGGCCAAGCTGGCCGAGGTCGGCTTCAGCCAGAGTTACACGTACTTCACGTGGCGAACCCAGCAGCACGGCCCCGAAGGGCTCTGGGCGTACCTCGAGGAGATAGCCCACGGACCCGTGGCCGATTACATGCGACCGAACTTCTGGCCGAACACGCCGGACATCCTGTCGGGCCCGCTCCGCAACGGGCCTCCCGCCGCGTTCGCGCTTCGCCTGGTGCTGGCAGCGACGATGTCGCCGTCGTACGGGGTGTACAGCGGCTACGAGGTCTACGAGAACGCGCCGGCCTCGGACACCAACGAGGAGTACCTGAACTCGGAGAAGTACGAGATCAAGCACAGGGATTTCGGCCACCCGGGGACGCTGGCTCCGTTGATGAAGTCCCTCAACCACATACGCCGCGAGCACCCGGCGCTGCAACGCCTGCGCTCGATCCGGTTCCACGACAGCACCGACGCGAACATCATCGCCTACTCCAAGGTGTCCGACGACGGCGACGACATCGTGCTGACGGTTGTGAACCTCGACCCGTACTGGGCGCAGGAGGCCACGCTCGACCTATGGCAACTGGACCTGCCGAATGGGGAGCCCTACCAAGTGACAGACGTACTCTCGGGCGACAGGTACCAGTGGTCGGGGACGAAGCCGTACATCAGGCTCGACCCGATGTACCGCGTCGCCCACGTGTTCGACCTGAGCCCGGCGACCGGCGCGGCGGAAGCGCTCGATAGCGGCGGCACTGCAGCAGCGGGATGA
- the glgP gene encoding alpha-glucan family phosphorylase produces the protein MRALRSFTVRARLPEALAPLQELAFNLRWSWDDRTRDLFRWVDPQIWELTFHDPVRLLSLVGRSRLDQLAADPGFMGLLGEMHADLRRYLEAPRWFQNRSVSPLRSVAYFSPEFGIAEALPQYSGGLGVLAGDHLKAASSLGLPLTGVGIMYRLGYFRQHLNSDGWQEERYPVLDPHSMALELVDGVSVEVDLAGSVLAAQVWLAKVGRVKLYLLDADVESNDDELRAVTDRLYGGGSEHRVRQEILLGIGGVRALEALGVEPQVFHTNEGHAGFLGLERIRKLITEHGLKWHEAIEAVRAGTVFTTHTPVSAGIDRFPRELMERYFSSWAEECGVTIDTLMALGHFPGELPTEPFNMAVMGLRLAGRSNGVAKLHGRTSREMFQGLWPPVPVEETPIGSVTNGVHGRTWVSSQMGDLYSKYVSPAWDDAGPDEWDRIDDARDDELWRVREQGREALVSFVRDRLRKSLYDRGVSVTDAEWVDEVLDPRYLIVGFSRRFATYKRATLLLSQPERLRRLLLDEHRPLQLVFAGKAHPADDLGKDMIAQIVRFSRDPAVRHRITFIEDYDIAVARMLYQGSDVWLNTPRRPMEASGTSGEKAALNGALNCSILDGWWDEMFDGTNGWAISSAESITDLAHRDETEANSLFEILERQIISLFYDRAGARFPRGWVTRVKASIRSLGPKVMASRMVRDYLTDLYEPTARQSDLLADDGYARARSLADWKKHVLAAWQEVKVVDVDADVAGTAVDLGGERQVTVEVSLGSLSTGDVAVELLHGPVAPGDEISEPQVVRLQQEDLSGAGSPRSGLVRYRGGFRCDTAGRHGYTVRIVPHHPDLVAPVELGCVAWA, from the coding sequence ATGAGGGCTCTTCGAAGCTTCACAGTCCGGGCCCGCCTCCCTGAGGCCCTTGCGCCGCTTCAGGAGCTTGCTTTCAACCTCCGCTGGTCCTGGGACGACCGCACCCGTGACCTGTTCCGCTGGGTCGACCCCCAGATCTGGGAGCTGACGTTCCACGACCCGGTCCGGCTCTTGAGCCTCGTCGGCCGTTCACGCCTCGACCAGCTGGCAGCTGACCCCGGGTTCATGGGGCTGCTCGGCGAGATGCACGCTGATCTGCGTCGATATCTCGAAGCTCCGAGGTGGTTCCAGAACCGCTCGGTCAGCCCGTTGCGGAGCGTCGCCTACTTCTCGCCGGAGTTCGGCATCGCGGAGGCGTTGCCGCAGTACTCCGGCGGCCTGGGGGTGCTGGCCGGCGACCACCTCAAAGCTGCGAGCAGCCTCGGCCTTCCTCTAACCGGCGTCGGCATCATGTACCGGTTGGGCTACTTCCGCCAGCATCTCAACAGCGACGGCTGGCAGGAGGAGCGATACCCGGTCCTCGACCCGCACAGCATGGCGCTGGAGCTGGTGGACGGCGTGAGTGTGGAGGTGGACCTCGCGGGCTCGGTCCTGGCCGCGCAGGTTTGGCTGGCGAAGGTCGGCAGGGTGAAGCTCTACCTCCTCGACGCGGACGTCGAGTCCAACGACGACGAGCTGCGCGCGGTGACCGACCGCCTCTACGGAGGCGGGTCTGAGCACCGGGTGCGGCAGGAGATCCTCCTCGGTATCGGTGGTGTCAGAGCCCTCGAAGCCCTCGGGGTCGAGCCGCAGGTGTTCCACACCAACGAGGGTCACGCCGGCTTCCTCGGCCTCGAGCGGATCCGCAAGCTCATCACCGAGCACGGGCTCAAATGGCACGAGGCAATCGAGGCTGTCCGCGCCGGCACGGTCTTCACGACGCACACCCCAGTGTCGGCCGGGATCGACCGCTTCCCTCGGGAGCTGATGGAGCGTTACTTCTCGTCGTGGGCGGAGGAATGCGGGGTCACCATCGACACGCTCATGGCGCTCGGCCACTTCCCGGGCGAGCTGCCGACGGAGCCGTTCAACATGGCGGTCATGGGCCTGCGCCTAGCGGGCAGGTCCAACGGTGTCGCCAAGCTTCACGGCCGGACGAGCCGGGAGATGTTCCAGGGCCTGTGGCCCCCCGTTCCGGTGGAGGAGACACCCATCGGGTCGGTGACCAACGGTGTCCACGGCCGCACCTGGGTGTCGTCGCAGATGGGCGACCTGTACTCGAAGTACGTCTCCCCTGCATGGGACGACGCCGGGCCCGACGAGTGGGACCGGATCGACGACGCCCGAGACGACGAGCTGTGGAGGGTTCGCGAGCAGGGCCGTGAGGCGCTGGTCAGTTTCGTGAGGGACCGTTTGCGCAAGTCGCTGTACGACCGCGGTGTGTCGGTGACCGACGCCGAGTGGGTCGACGAGGTGCTCGATCCCCGCTACCTGATCGTCGGGTTCTCCCGGCGCTTTGCGACCTACAAGCGCGCGACCCTGCTGCTGTCGCAGCCCGAACGCCTCCGCCGGCTACTGCTCGATGAGCACCGGCCTCTGCAGCTCGTCTTCGCCGGCAAGGCGCACCCGGCGGACGACCTCGGCAAGGACATGATTGCCCAGATCGTGAGGTTCTCCCGCGACCCCGCTGTGCGCCATCGCATCACGTTCATCGAGGATTACGACATAGCGGTCGCCCGCATGCTCTACCAAGGAAGCGATGTCTGGCTCAACACACCCCGGCGACCCATGGAGGCCAGCGGCACGAGCGGCGAGAAGGCAGCCCTCAACGGGGCGCTGAACTGCTCGATCCTCGACGGCTGGTGGGACGAGATGTTCGACGGGACGAACGGGTGGGCGATCTCATCCGCCGAGAGCATCACCGACCTGGCGCACCGCGACGAGACCGAGGCCAACAGCCTCTTCGAGATCCTCGAACGCCAGATCATTTCGCTCTTCTACGACAGGGCGGGCGCCCGCTTCCCACGTGGGTGGGTGACCCGCGTGAAGGCTTCAATCCGCTCCCTCGGCCCGAAGGTGATGGCATCGAGGATGGTGCGGGATTACCTGACCGATCTTTACGAGCCGACGGCGCGACAGAGCGACCTCTTGGCCGACGACGGTTACGCCCGGGCCAGGTCGCTCGCCGACTGGAAGAAGCACGTGCTGGCAGCTTGGCAAGAGGTGAAGGTCGTCGATGTCGACGCGGACGTAGCGGGCACCGCCGTCGACCTCGGCGGCGAACGCCAGGTGACCGTCGAGGTGAGTCTCGGATCCTTGAGCACCGGCGATGTGGCAGTCGAGCTCCTTCACGGCCCGGTCGCTCCGGGAGACGAGATCAGCGAACCGCAGGTGGTCCGATTGCAGCAGGAGGACCTGTCCGGCGCGGGCAGTCCGCGATCTGGGCTGGTGCGCTACCGCGGCGGTTTCCGCTGCGACACGGCAGGACGTCACGGCTACACCGTCCGCATCGTTCCCCATC